Within Primulina tabacum isolate GXHZ01 chromosome 5, ASM2559414v2, whole genome shotgun sequence, the genomic segment GATGTTTTCCATATTCTATTGATGTACCTTAATTGCAGTTTAATTAGTTTGTTTGATTAGGAGTGATTTGTTGGGTTGTTTTATCTCCTGGAGTAGCCAAGCGTGGTTGTATAATTACTCTATTTACCTTAATAATGGaagtaatttcattaaaaaaaatgaaatagcCCATTTCTCTTAAGAGAATAGAGGATCAACTCGATGTCATCAATCAGTGGCAAATTTTGGCGAAGTTCTTGATCAGTGTTGCCTGCTGGACCTGGGTTACGATGGTCCAATTTTCACTTGGAACAACAAACAAAACCTGTGTGCTAACATCCAAGAACGATTGGATCGATTCCTAGCAAATTTACAATGGAAATCAGAGTTTCTGGAAGCTAGATTGACAAATCTAGATTAATTTGGATCGGATCATAAAATGCTAAAGCTTGATCTTTATTCACCAACAAGTACTGGTTTTTTTTCGCATCCCCGTAGTCACTCATTTAGATTTGAACTATTTTGCCGTATAGaggaaatttttaaacaaatgcTGACAGATATTCGGAATTCAAATATGCCTTCATCGGCGATTACCACAAAAATTTCTGGATAAATTATCTGAACTTGGTGGACATTTGCAAACTTGGGGGAGTAGCACATTTGGCCAATTACCAAAACGAATCCGAAATCTTCAGACCAATATATCCCAACTGAATTCTACTCAAGTCAATGAGGATACTTAGCTATCTTTCCGTAGTATGGAAAACCAACTTGATCACCTACTGCTCTTAGAAGAAGCTTATTGAAAACAACGTTCCAGGGCGGATTGGCTTGCCGATGTATACAGAAATACAAAATTTTTTCATTATAAAGCTTCCATTCGTCGCAGAAACAATCGCATTAGGCTGACAGAAGCTGCTGAGGTACAATCAATTTTTATGCAATACATTCCATCTATTTTCACAACTCCCAACCCTTCGATTTCTACAATTGACATGGCATTATCTGGGATTGATGATCAAGTTACCGAATCCATGAGAATGTAGTTGGATACCCCTTGTACATCTGATGAAGTTCTTAAGGATTTATTTGGAATGACGCCATGGAAAGCCCCAGGTCCCGACGGATTCCATGGAGGCTTTTATCAAGAGAATTGGACTCTAGTTGGTGAGAATATTTCTTCTTTGTGTCTGAGGATTCTTAATAGGGAATTTTCTGTTGATAATTTGAACAATACATGTTTGGTGCTCATCCCAAAAATTAAGAATCCTCGTCTGGCTGCAAATTACAGCCATATTAGCCTTTGTAATGTGAAATCAAAAGTTGTGGCAAAAGCTATCTCTAATTGACTCAAGCCTTGTCTTAAATCCATTATTGATCTGGAGAAAAGTGGTTTTATTCAAGATCGCATTATCACTGATAATATAATGGTAGCTTTTGAATGTCTTCACACTCTGAGACGTAGAACTCGTGGGTGTGCAAGTCTCATGGCAATCAAATTTGATATGAATAAAATCTACGAGATGGTGGAGTGGAAGTTCTTATCAGCCATTATGCTCCGGATTTGTTTCTCAAACCAATGAACTTTTCGAATTATGGACTTTGTGCGAGCCACCGGATTTTTGGTACTCATAAATGGACAATCATCATCTTTTTCACACCAACTCGAGGCCTAAGACAAAGCTGCCCTCTGTCTccctatcttttttttttttactatgtACGCTAGGAACCATGGCCGTCACAATGCTCCTACTATTTAACATCTCTTTTTTGCTTATGATACTCTATAGTTTGGGAAAGTTGATCGTGCTACCTGAGAAAATCTTCAAGAAGTCCTTCACATTTATGAAGTGGAATCTAATCATTTCATAAATCTAAATAAGTCCAGCATTGCATTCAACCCTGAAAGAATTATTGCGCATAAAGTAACAGGAAATACGTATTAAAAATGGTATATTAGAATTGGGTGTTGTgctcggtgttgtcaacacgGCACACAACACAGCAGCGGAAATTTATTACTTAACACGGATATaactttactaaataaatactTGGGTTCAGATCATGCACAAGTACAAAGacttgtgcgatgcctcatggcaaaaattTCACTAGAAAACTTATGTAAATCGTTCACACCACAAACGATACTAGTGAAAGAAACAAAGCtaaattccttgacactccaaggaatCAAAATATGCATACaaaaactcaaatcaaatctagaTGCATAAATCAAACATGTATTGCTTGAACATCAAATGAAAtcactcttcgatcaacactttgcgtcagtgttgttcttgagtgttggcaacaccaattGACAATACGATCACACGATAGACGAACCACCCTTGCTTCGTATGCAAATCTCCAAGACCTGAATATGTTCCACCAAAGCTCCGGTCGCCGTCAAGGTATATTTGTGCCACACCCATTATTGATAATTAATTGACCCTCATATATATAGTCTCTTCTTTGACCTAAATCTTCATGGATCCTTCACACCTATAAACAAAGAAATTAGAGTTTAATAGGAATCAAACTCTAATTTAAAGACAATACCTTATATCTTATAGATAATTTTCCAACTAAATTGAATCATGATAggatatattattttttggaaaacaaatctattaaatttgtcgtgcaaaatcaaaataatatcttAAATGAATTCAGAATACAATATTCGTTTCAAACCCAAACTCTCTCTTGATATGCAAGAGATGGCTTTCTGTACACTGGCCATGCGCCAGAATATTTTGTGCGATGCTCAAGCAACAACTTTTTGCGGAAATTATGCACAGTGTGGCGGAAACTGCATGGATGGAAAAGTAAGTTATTCTCCTTAGGTGGACGCGAAGTTCTGATCATGGCTGTTGCACAGGCCATTCCAACTTATACAATGAGTTTATTTCGACTCCCTCTATCTCTTTGCAAAATTCTTTGGAGTATGATAATAAATTTCTGGTGGGGAGCCACAGGTAATGAGAAGAAAATTCATTGGCACTAGTGGCAGCTCATGTGCTACTCAAAATCTCAAGGCGGTATGAGATTTCGTGATTTCATATCTTTTAATAAAGCTTTATTGGCAAAACAAGCGTGGCGCATTCTTAACAAGCCGGAATCTATGGCAGCACAGATTTACAAAGCCAGGTACTTTCCATTGGGATAATAGGAAGTGCCGATTGGAAATAACACATTGTGTATGGCGTAGCTTATTATGGGGCCGAGATCTCTTGTTGAAAGGGATACGCTGGAGAATTACCAGTCCAAAATTGTTTAGACCTATTGTGAACCCCAATCATGATCAATCCCAGTTAAAAGTTGATCTTTTGACTTCCAATGGGGACTGGAATTGGCCAATGGTGGAAAGCATTCTTTGGGAAGTGGATTGTACTAAAGTTAAACGATTACCGATTTGTAGTAGATCAGGTCAAGATAAAAATTTTTGCAACTATGCTCTTAAAGGTTATTACACAGTCAAGAGTGGCTATTTTCTGGCGCAGGAGAATGATGAATCGGACAGCAACGGCCTAAGATGCGGACTAACTACAGGTCTTGGGAAGATGTGGAAATTACTGCTGCCAAACAAACTCAAGATACACATGTGGTGTATCCTTTTCAATGCTTTGCCACGGATTTAATCTTGTTTGCCAAGGTACAAATGTTGATTGTTTGTCCCAGATGTAATTCACAACCAAAAGATATTATCCATACATTTTGGTCAAGTATTCATGTTCGGAAATTATGGAAGTTAACCTCGATTTGGTcaatcattcaaaattttcGTAGGGGTTCATTTTGTGATCTATTTTGTCTTATTGTTGAGCATGGCAAAGGAACCTTGGTTCATGTGTCGATTTGTTGGAACCTATGGGTAGCCCGAAACAGCATGGTCTTTAATTATACAAATGAATCCTTTGCTGACATTCTTGATATGGGTGGATCGAATTGGGACCAACCGTGGAACTCTAAAGGTTGCAACAGTCTTGAATTCAAAGGATTACTTTGGGATTGGCATAGGGGTCGGGACTTAAATAGCCAtgtttattttgctgaagggaGATGTTTGTCTGGTAGGTTCTCTCCACGCATAGCTGAACTTATCGCGATGCAGGTAGGAGTTGAGAGAGCTTTAGCTTCTATGACGTCTGAGTGGATAGTGGAATCAGACGCTCTCAATGTTTTTCTTGCGATTCAGAACCCTGCTCCATTCTCTCTGGATGAACCCATCGCGGAGTCTATAAGTAAGGAAATGCACTCTTGCATCTACAACTCAACTCCTACACTGTCCAAGATCTGCAAACAATGTTGCTCACGCTTTCAAAGTTCTTCTAGCGATTGTTAATGCAATGCGTATTCtgctaaaaaaaaaacaatgcaAGTGCATGTACGCGATGAGATATTCTCATATGGGCCTCCCTCAGTCGGTTTTCACTGTATGCTACAATGAATGACAATTTTACCACAAACATTTGAGCCTAAACATCGAAGTTTTTGAAAACCAGAACGATAATTTAATCGAGCATCGTATCTAATGAAAGTGTCATCAACTAGGCCATCCCGAATCAGAAACGGATGAATTACTAAGACAGTCACATAATATAGTACAATGATGACAAAAATATCATCAAGTCGATTAGAACAAGACCGACTGTGTCGAATACAAATTTTGGAGCAAATAATCCCCACACCTGCAACAAATAAAAGGTTCAAATTTCGTTATGAGTAAACGTACACACATATTAAAGTGCAAGAAAATCCCACATAGGAGAAAATACCATCAAATGCCGCCGGTGAATTGTGACGCATAACATTGTCAATGTGAATGTCACCGCAGAAATTAGTCCATATATTAAATACACCTGAAACATGATTGGAGCTGTAAGCAATTGCATAGAACCAACTAAAGTAACTTAAACTTAAGGTTTTTTGCTAGACATTTACTTGGCACAATCTCATAGAAAATACTTGTTTGCTCTGCCCCTTCTGTGTAGCAACAAGAAGCGGAAGCCCACAAATAGGTAAAATGTGAGAAAAACCAAATGTCTCGATGGTAAGAAGAATAGCTTGACGGATAAGGTTGAATTCATCAAACCTGGGACATAAGAAAATTGTTGATCACAAATTCAATACAAAACTAACCTTTTCCTCGCAGAGAAGAGATATGGCTCTTAACTTTTGTGAAGTGCCACATCACCACCCTCTAAAATTGTTCAAATCAAATGATACAAGAGTAATATCGAAATCCGATAACATAGAGCGCCAAAGTCACAAAATAGCTAACATATAAGaccaaaaatgcaatttttcctAAAAGACGACAATATAGTCCATTCATAAGTGTGTTTCACTAACATCACCAGACACAGATTTGAATCACACTTAAATCGATAAATTATTAGTCTCTTTGGTGCTCAAAGAAGTAAAAACACAAAATAGAGATTGGAACAGACTATAAATGCTACAAGTtacataaattcttaaaatagTCCAAAATTGAGAAAATAATAAGAGACGATTGCAGCGAGTAAATAAAACTtctaaaccaaaataaaaaatctaaaaagcaataaattaaattagcaTAAAATTGCAAGTGAATCAATTTTGTTGGATGTGATGAACcgatttaaaatcttaaaatgtctatataaacataaaaattaaaatgctAAGTTACAATAAAAggaataaatatgtaaacaaattaaataaatataaattttctaaTTATGCAACAAGCAACATaaattctttcatttgagcatgAAGAAAACTGTCCCCGAATTACCATATTAATCATGcattttatgaaatatattgaaaaaaaatttaaactcaatTGCACTTTCAACATATTTTATTATCTTAATTTTTGGATAGTTTAAAGAATTCTGCAACACCTTGCATACTTTCAAGTTTCAACGCAATTTAGATTTTCCCATCTAATTTTCCAGAGTTTTTTTAACTTTCCgtttaatataattgataaatttcaatcaattttatatttttaatcacATTCAAAGTTTCTTTCAGCATATCTCAACCGTAATATTTCAGTTGAATCAGTTGATAACCTGGCATTTACACCTGCTGATGACTTAATGTCACTTCTAATTATTTACCAAATGTCCACCCCCTTTGAGCGTCTTTATTctgttttaattattatgataTTCTTCATTATTTTCGAGTCCTTTCACATATGCCTTCAGCATATTTGAGATCTTTCTTCATTTTTGgcatttttgaaaattgttgtCATATCATTTCagccatttttttatttttccagtCAAATATCCATATGAACGAAACTGAGACATGCATTACCTTAGGGAGTAAACCGAAACCAATATTGAATATCAAGAATCATAGTGAAACATTATTTTCAGAAAAAGAAAACGTTGCCATAAGTCAATCACATGCGTGTCACAGCCTCTTTACCAATAATAAAAATCGACAAAGTTGGAAAAAAACTAACAGCAATAAATTATTTAGTGCAAGGATTGAATTGACACTAGTTAATGAACAACAAAATTGATTTACCCTTTGAGAAAGGGTACATAGAATGTGCTTACCCAATAAATGCAGCAGCATATCTAAGGCCATCAAAAGCACACCTGCATCAAGTTTTTTGCAGGTGAATATTATTAAACCCAAGTATTTGTTAACAAAAAACAAACTATAAATCAATTACAGATCATGAATCAAAGAAAACTAGCAAAAAGCTCGAATCATTTCTTTCTAAGAATTAACAAAGATGCTGCCACACCGCTGAACTTTAGTAACCATGTAAGCTTATATCGTCCGGTATCCGGTATATTCAAATATGTGCTCGATTCTTTAAAAGAGTGTAAAGCATCTTACCAATGACCTGTACTGAAAAACATGCATACAGAAAAAAGGCTCCATTGGGTGACGGGAAGTGCATAAGAAATCGAAGATCCAGAACAAGATTTATCTGCCCTCTGTTCTAATGTCATCAACCTGGTCAAACACCATCCTGTAGAGAACACGTTTAAATGCAAACATATCGGTAACCCAAACGCGcagggaaaactttcaacaaacCATGTCCACAAATGGAGAATACATTTAGCAAAAACAGCCCATCAAATCATAGAAAATACAAATGAATTGGATTACATAATCGCAATGTAGTTCAACCATAAAAGTTGGTTAAACTTTGTTATTTCCAGAAATAAAGCTGTATGGATTAACATTCACCTCCAATAAAAAATGCTAAGAAAACCAAGGGGCCTTGTTTTCCAGATAGAACGATGATAGTTGGACTCCATACCGACAACAAGGCCAATGCTTTAACAACTGTTCTTTCTTCCCAATTAGAAGTTCTCTTCCTATCAAGGAGTAGACTAATGGCAACTAATGACAATTGCAGTAGTCCAGCAGCATAGGTCACCCGAGGAATGGAGTTTCCTTTCATAATCTCAGGCACCATTTGCAGATTTACCATGCTGCTCTCTGAAGCCCAATGTAAGGGTATGAGTATAAAGTTAAATAAAGTTCCTATAGTAACATACTTCAAGATCCCCTGAGAGAAGTAAGCAATGCTCTTGTATTGCAGAAATGCCAAAACTATTAAACTAAATACTGGCAGAATTTCAGACACATGCACCCATATCGGAGAGTCGTCGCCAATTCCTGTCGTCTTTGAAGGATCTAACTTTAAGAACAAAGAACTGACAGCCTGCTTCAATTGCCCGAGTTCGATGCCAATTCTGATCAAAGGAAGTAAAATACAAAGAACAAGTGCCTGCAGGATTAATTAACAAATACTAAGCAATCATTCTAACTCTATCCTTCTACAAAGTGCAAAACAAGAAGAATAAACATGAGAATAGTTATTGACAAAGAATATCGATCTTATGAAACAGGATGAAACATTATCCATGTCTTATCAGCAATCATCACAGTAAGCGCATATTTCATATATTGATGGGACATAAACAATGCACATACTTTAATTAACAAATACTAAACAATAATTCAACTCCTACAAACTGCAAAACAAGAAGAATAAACTTGAGAATAGAACAGAAGCTTATTGAAATGAAGAAGATCGATCTTATGAAACAGGATGAAACATTATCCAAGTTTTATCAGCAATCATCACAGTAAGCACATATATCTTATATTAATGAGACATAAACAACACACATACTTCAATTAACCTCATCTTTTTCATTGCTGCACAGCGTAACTGAAGAATTACAATAGTTGCCAAAAGAAAACCAGCCACTCTGCCTTCTTCCACTGCATCTCAAAGTGAAATAAAATGAGCACAAAATCCAAAAACAAGACACAGGTGATTTCTGGAAATAGATGCCCAGAAAGCCAAAAAGATTGCACCAGATTTGGAGCTTACAAATGTAACTGTTAGAAAGAAAACTGCATGCACGAATCAGCACCAAAATAATAGCAAAATTCACTCCAAAGAAACTCTTAAGATCACCGCAGAATTGAGAATGAAGTTCACATAGCTTTTCCAATCTCTTGATGAAAAACGAATGCAGAAAAATCGAACACAGCATGATGCCGAAACCTATGCCCATCATCTTCAGATTAAACTCGGTCCAGCTGGATCGTGCTAGTTCAGCAACGCTTGACAAAAACAGCGAATATGCATCAATCTGCTTTTTGACCGAAGGCAATGATGCAAAACATCCCTGACTCTTGTCTATTGAAGAATTCTTTGAAGTGACTGCCCAAAGCTCTTGCGCCTTAGCATACAGCTCTGAGACATGCAACAAATCTTTGTCCGAAAATCCAATTAATGACAAAGACGAGTAGACATCAATGTATTTTTTTACCTACATTAGTAAATCCCGTGTCAAAGAAGAAagtttcaaattcttccttacAAAGGctataaatataacattttttcTTCCAACTTCAGGTAAAGTTCGCATGAATAGAGTAAACCAGAAAACTTATCTGAAACCAATGTTGCGCGAAATCGATAAACCTACTACttaaacaaacaaaaaacaaGGCGATGACCCACTTGTTTATGCATATGTAAAGTAAGGTCCTGTGTATCCTTAATCACTAATCTTGATCTAAAGTGAAACAAAAACGAAACGAACAAACATTTATCAGATAAGAGTTCCAAACTTGCCCGTTAAGTAGAGCATCAGCATAGGTCCTCATGAGCACTAAAATTTCTGAAACTGACAATTTGAGAGATGTTGTGATTTTGTGTATTTGTACAGCAGACACATGGGATAAAAGAACAACTGCATCCTATAAAAGTATTATGGCAAGAAAGTATGATGATAACCATCCTGTCAAACAAAGGTGCACCGATATGCATCATACACATGCTCGTTTCAAAAAGGTGGACATTTTAAAGAACGGAcgacaaataaaaaaatttggaacAAATGTTAAAAAATGTTGATGTGTATTGGACATAAAAGTCAAGTTTTAATAAAGGAAATTGTTTATTCAGTATGATCTTACACAAGCAAGTCCTACTAAGCAGGTGCTTTCCATAAATACACGGTAGCTACACTTGGACTTAAGTCTGTCAACAGATTCATAGGTTCATGACCACCGTAGTCCAAAAGTTAAGTTGATGGAAAAGAAATATTTATTTGTTTGAGTTAATTATAAGATCCTAAAGCTAAACATAGTTCTGGTATTGTATGAAGAGTAAAAAGTGTTACAGTCTGAAGACAAAAAGAGTGAAGAAAGCTTTACCTGCCAAGAATTAATGCAGAGCACATTAACATAATTTTGCATCCAAGTGTCAACTTCTGATGCCCTTTGATCACTGCAAGGCATTGAGTGTGGCATATCCCATGCACTTCCAGCTAAGGAAAACAGTTCCGAGTCAACTCGCCCAATGCTGAAGATAGTAACGGTCAACCTTATCATTAACTGTTCAAAAAAAGAACTCTCTAAACCAACTGAATATCGTAATACGCAGCACAACTCTAGCAAGCTACCACGTTCTCGTACATGGATACAATATCATAAAACTTTACCAACgaagtttaaaataaaatagaaaaaccATATAGCACTATACCTTCCAAAAGGAAAGGGAAGACCAAGAAGAGCAGAAATTGTGACTGCAAAATCaagctgaaaaataaaagagtggGATGAGTGAAGTTCCTAGGATGAAGTTGTGCTTAGGAAATCTTGAGCACATGGAGGTGAATCAAATTAACAGACCTGTTGAATGGAGTAAATGCAAATCTTCTTTTCATGCTGAAATTACAACAAAAACATATAAATATGCAGGATTATATATTCTCGCATTTATGAGGCTCTTGAAGACgttaaaataattgataatggAGAAAGTTGAATATGACAGTAAGCAACAATGAATCCACATTTTAAGGGTTGGGAAAAAATATGTCAATGAGATTTTGGCCTCATAATTGGACCAACTGAGTTGGAGAAAATATATGGCATACTTCGTACTCAGACCCATCAAAAGATCGGAGAGGGCTGATGGATGTTCTTTTCTTTTACAGTTGATAAATGCAAAAAAGATCCTTcgcttttaaaaaatattgtcaAGTAATTTTGGTGAACAGGAGAACAAGTtcagaagtagagttgaggaTGCCCTTTTTATGTGCTGATTCAAAAAGATACAAGGTTTTCTTAATTTTACATTTGAAGACATCTCGGAAAATCCTTCTACCTAACAGCAACATAATTATGTGGGTGTTGGGAAAATGGTGGTGGAAGGATTCAAACATCAGGCGGAGAATATGACCACGGTAGTTTTACTGCGCTGCATGATTACTGTAGAATAAAGCTCATCCACAAGGACTGATCATCAGCTTTGTAAACTTCTAGTAAATTTCAAACTGTTCATCCTATACCCAAATTTTCTTCAGAGAATATTCCATACCGTGTCTAATTTGCATGACAAACTATCAACTGCCGCTTGCTGAGGAGTTGGAGGCTTCTTTAAACTCAGTGCAAAAATCGCTGTTTCCACCTAAACAATGTTCTAAATAAAGTTCTTGATGGCTATAATTAATTAGCAAAAGATTTTAGAAGATGAAATACCTCTTCAGCAGTGCCTCCACCATGATCACCATTTAAGGTTTGCCCATGATCACCCATGACAACAAGCATTGTATTTTCATGTAATCCACCTGGTCTACTTTCGTTCTCCAGCACTCCAACCacttcctaaattaaaataagaaCTTTTTATTATGGTCTCAGAAGAAATGTCAGAAAATAAGGGTTGCCCTGAACATAGTTTTAGGAATGTCGAAGAGCatggcacttgaattgaaagacAAGGATTATAAAACAAGAGGCACTATATGCGATTCCATCCGTTTAGTCGCActtctgtaattaattaaaaattaaatcaactaACTACCTTTATGATTTCGTTGTACTGCTGCAACTTTTCGACCATTGGGACAGAGTCAACACCAAATATGTGCCCAGCATGATCCTGGATCATATACaacgaaacaaaaaaaaaatcaaaactatAGGTTGATGGTCTCATGAAAATCAAAAGCTGAGTTTTTCAGTTATGGCACAAATTTATTTCGATGTCAAAATAAGAAAGATCACTTATGCAGGCCAGTAGGAAATGGATTCCAAGTCACATTGAGATCGTAAATGAAACAGAGATGATAAATGCAGcaacatcataaaatatttattgttgtCGCAATTTTTGCAAACTTGACAGCTTCCATTCATGCAAAATTTAGTACCATGGCCTTGGGTGTTCAGGTCTTTTAGCTCCTTAAAACAAACCAAGTTCAGGTCTTTTAGCTTCTTAAACCAAACCAAATCTATAGATTAGGTGCAAGGTTCTGTTGATGTATCTAGCACTGAAAATTAAATTAAGAACAAATTTCATCCCAGGGAGagcataaaaaatttaaatatcagAATTATTATGAACACTCTCGAAATTCTAGACAAATGCTGGTGAGAGAGCCTGACACCAAAACATGTGAATAACAGTGCTAGTAGAAATCTATGTTTGAGGTGCATACATTGAAAAACTATGGGTTGCACCTTTTAAATTTTCCTTCCAATAATTTTTCAGTAAGCAGCCACAATAGGTGGCCCACCTGGGTTATCCAAGCTCTGATTATTCcctagataattaaatattatcagCATTTTTAATTTATACTAGATAATTATCAGCATTCTTAGTTTATATTTTCTATCTTCTCCTACTTAGACGAGAAATAGAAAATATATGGGCTTGATATAGAGTTGAAAATTACAACAAGATATTCTCTCTCCTGAACTAACAAAACACAATAGGGAAAtggaaaattgaagaaaaataatgGAGAAAGAGGCTTACCACACCTAGAAAATGAGCTATCAATACATCCCAATTATCTTCATATAGGGAAGGAAGCAAGTTTGTGATGCACCCATTGTCCACCTGGCATAGAAAACAATATGAAGAATTCAAAATCCAAGAAGAACTGTGGCAAAAAAAATCCAAGAACAAGCAGCAAACGTGGGCAAAAAATTAACTCTTATATAGGAATTTAGATAGAAGGTCAACTTTAACAATACAAATACATCTTATGACCATAGTGAATGTCTGGATAGGTATGAAGGTTTACCAAAAGAAAAATACCGTGTGAAGATCTTTAACATTAAACGAAGGGAAGGGATAGGATGAGACAAAATGGTCAGGAAATAATTGCACCCATGTGTCATCCCCCATCACTACTACTCGCTTTCCATTTTGAACCATCTACAGAAGATAATGAGGAGCTGAGGTGATTGCaagaacaagaaaaaaaatgaataaagcATTCCCATCTCGTGATAAAAACTATGTGCAGCATAGGGGATGACCTGATGTATCAAGTTATCTTCAACAATTGCTGGTGCACCAAAGCTATTTCCTACGTCGATAAACGTTGGAAGTCCACCAGTGGTCAAGCCCTAAAAGGGAAAAAGAACGG encodes:
- the LOC142547481 gene encoding uncharacterized protein LOC142547481, which encodes MAAAFERTENRGSRKWACCVFLSMMVIHGFAILLFTRGFLLTRSELSQYSQCGDVLQSPCFPPQQNGSACWNKPAVNRLVIIVLDALRFDFVAPSSFFPEKKPWMDKLQVLHEYASQNQSTAKIFKAIADPPTTSLQRLKGLTTGGLPTFIDVGNSFGAPAIVEDNLIHQMVQNGKRVVVMGDDTWVQLFPDHFVSSYPFPSFNVKDLHTVDNGCITNLLPSLYEDNWDVLIAHFLGVDHAGHIFGVDSVPMVEKLQQYNEIIKEVVGVLENESRPGGLHENTMLVVMGDHGQTLNGDHGGGTAEEVETAIFALSLKKPPTPQQAAVDSLSCKLDTHEKKICIYSIQQLDFAVTISALLGLPFPFGSIGRVDSELFSLAGSAWDMPHSMPCSDQRASEVDTWMQNYVNVLCINSWQVKKYIDVYSSLSLIGFSDKDLLHVSELYAKAQELWAVTSKNSSIDKSQGCFASLPSVKKQIDAYSLFLSSVAELARSSWTEFNLKMMGIGFGIMLCSIFLHSFFIKRLEKLCELHSQFCGDLKSFFGVNFAIILVLIRACSFLSNSYILEEGRVAGFLLATIVILQLRCAAMKKMRLIEALVLCILLPLIRIGIELGQLKQAVSSLFLKLDPSKTTGIGDDSPIWVHVSEILPVFSLIVLAFLQYKSIAYFSQGILKYVTIGTLFNFILIPLHWASESSMVNLQMVPEIMKGNSIPRVTYAAGLLQLSLVAISLLLDRKRTSNWEERTVVKALALLSVWSPTIIVLSGKQGPLVFLAFFIGGWCLTRLMTLEQRADKSCSGSSISYALPVTQWSLFSVCMFFSTGHWCAFDGLRYAAAFIGFDEFNLIRQAILLTIETFGFSHILPICGLPLLVATQKGQSKQVFSMRLCQVYLIYGLISAVTFTLTMLCVTIHRRHLMVWGLFAPKFVFDTVGLVLIDLMIFLSSLYYIM